The following proteins come from a genomic window of Chelmon rostratus isolate fCheRos1 chromosome 23, fCheRos1.pri, whole genome shotgun sequence:
- the LOC121626998 gene encoding LOW QUALITY PROTEIN: coiled-coil domain-containing protein 171-like (The sequence of the model RefSeq protein was modified relative to this genomic sequence to represent the inferred CDS: deleted 2 bases in 1 codon): protein REREERSSRAASEGGEGGEHSGRLRWRVHQLEREKLELTSSHNQELCRLQAELTRLRSSVERGEAQRAELQYQLSVSQRDADRAAELSRDKHTLTERAAELQQTVQDLQKALHITRQSREEDQHALQQEVEERDRLIQSFSSENQRLHQLLQDHEEALEESERRIAEVHKEREKEAEVNRRQANELKYLTEREERSRREKEVSDQRVKSLESSIEAERAAHLESRFNSEIIQLRVRDLEAALAVERSGQQEAQCSLELLRAQFREVERAYSLERERSSSTEHAQERLQKEYDQCKSDLSVALETERKITCDLTQRLEEERRKHTNTHALLEQAAQRQSETEEDFVNCMKHIRETLQQHNTTGTSPPAKDDGSQSPSAEVLQLLKTTLSTCQHRLETADHQIHDLLFASERLQQENQTLRQLTSDQSRQMEEGQQALVELEEEVTRLRQESADWSTRSRGLQAELETEREEREREREREEEREEERKRDEERQKEERKRDEERQKEERMADIQKITDLHHKESKAHLSFLYSIYQRLLAGCILLDQPQSILGNFTWQELCDVINEQVDQLTSDLRKANGKIARLQSVCEKKSVCVRELQLSQECVLSRLEESVRRREEAWSSQHTHTVTQLQNELQACRSQCDSLRDRASSLTSDLSRLRGLLSRSRGEAASFLLACALLAGALKHTHRRLRTLSTQKTLLSRRLAERELLEEEVRRLAAALAGEEDEEEEEEERGERRRRAAARQRWKRSVCVVLAVRRWCVLTKRTTVLFRLEGGGGGPAVGVCGGSPTATQRGQDGRRADKDDDDGDEGREGVCARWLRSKRLSSTILSSMADLQRALAHTGSSPPGVMSASRSALSHLLDHILDQSDAKRCRLDEDTLSGRPRLGPSGLTPPQPDMKALVSTLQQHFLLFSQRLHSAEVERRSLRLEVANLKRGLREETCRTVPAERFHSVCVELRQALSREQEAHTLTQQQTNQLHTLQLRVNTHTTEQTNTQHTLSHTTQSLSDARQEVSRKDRSLRILGKHLSGVQKERKQLEERLRRVEDELRDANRRNDCLISYMKAAETSYKEVRESLVQSCHSLSAQPRPLPLPREHLELSGAESIMGAPEMAACQTLFSTFSQLYQTCSSRIDWLQQEVSAHRSHVAALRSELQDVCLRDNLAYVPVADFPETFPFADVEIPQPGPFSDLSKEPSASFSTAPSLTNPAPFQMNPAPSSPLSKPPRAKTKGRKAVKKNRGGRR, encoded by the exons agggagagggaggagagaagcagCCGGGCGGCATCAGAAGGGGGTGAAGGAGGCGAGCACTCGGGGAGGCTGAGGTGGAGAGTCCatcagctggagagagaaaagctggagCTGACCTCCAGCCACAACCAGGAG CTGTGCAGGCTGCAGGCAGAGCTGACCCGGCTGAGGTCCTCCGTGGAGCGAGGAGAAGCTCAGCGGGCGGAGCTTCAGTACCAGCTGAGTGTGAGCCAGAGAGATGCTGACCGAGCCGCCGAGCTCAGCAGGgacaaacacacgctcacag agcgaGCAGCAGAGCTCCAGCAGACAGTTCAGGATCTGCAGAAAGCTCTGCACATCACCCGGCAGTCCAGGGAGGAGGACCAGCATGCTTTGCAGCAGGAGGTCGAGGAGCGCGACAGACTGATTCAGAGCTTCAGCTCAGAAAACCAACGACTGCACCAACTGctgcag GATCATGAGGAGGCTCTGGAggagtcagagaggaggatCGCGGAGGTgcacaaggagagagagaaggaggccGAGGTGAACAGGCGACAAGCCAACGAACTGAAATACCtgacggagagagaggagaggagcaggagagagaaggag GTATCAGACCAGAGGGTGAAATCTCTGGAGTCGAGCATCGAGGCAGAGCGAGCAGCTCACCTGGAGTCCAGGTTCAACTCTGAGATCATCCAg CTGCGGGTACGGGACCTGGAGGCGGCGCTGGCGGTGGAGCGGTCCGGCCAGCAGGAGGCGCAGTGcagcctggagctgctgagAGCTCAGTtcagggaggtggagagagcttacagcctggagagagagaggagcagcagcactgagcaCGCTCAGGAGCG gttACAGAAGGAGTACGACCAGTGCAAGTCTGACCTGAGTGTTGCCTTGGAAACGGAGAGGAAGATCACCTGTGACCTCACACAGAGgctggaagaggagaggagaaaacacaccaacacacatgcactgctggagcag GCAGCTCAGAGACAGtctgagacagaggaggacttTGTGAACTGTATGAAACACATCAGAGAAACTCTCCAGCAGCACAACACCACAG gcacCAGTCCTCCAGCAAAGGATGATGGGAGTCAGAGTCCCTCTGCTGAAGTGCTGCAACTGCTGAAGACAACACTCAGCACCTGCCagcacagactggaaacagctgaccaccag ATCCACGATCTGCTGTTTGCATCAGAAAGGCTTCAACAGGAGAACCAGACCCTCCGACAGCTGACCTCGGACcagagcagacagatggag GAGGGACAGCAGGCGCTGGTCGaactggaggaggaagtgacGCGTCTTCGCCAGGAGAGCGCCGATTGGTCGACGCGCAGCCGAGGTCTGCAGGCcgagctggagacagagagggaggagagggagagagagagggagagagaggaggagagggaggaggagaggaagagagacgaggagagacagaaggaggagaggaagagagacgaggagagacagaaggaggagaggatggcaGACATCCAGAAGATAACTGACCTCCACCACAAAGAGTCAAAG gcccATCTGTCCTTCCTCTACAGTATCTACCAGCGCCTGCTGGCCGGCTGCATCCTCCTCGATCAGCCCCAGAGCATCCTGGGAAATTTCACCTGGCAGgagctgtgtgatgtcatcaatgAACAGGTTGaccagctgacctctgacctccggAAGGCCAACGGCAag ATCGCCCgtctgcagagtgtgtgtgagaagaagagtgtgtgtgttcgcgagctgcagctcagtcaggagtgtgtgttgtcTCGTCTGGAGGAGAGcgtgaggaggagggaggaggcgtggagcagccagcacacacacactgtgacgCAGCTGCAGAATGAgctgcag gcGTGCCGCTCTCAGTGCGACTCTCTCCGCGACCGCGCCTCCtcgctgacctctgacctctcgcGGCTCCGGGGCCTCCTCTCTCGCAGCCGGGGGGAGGCCGCCTCCTTCCTGCTGGCCTGCGCCCTGCTGGCCGGGGCGCTGAAGCACACCCACCGCCGTCTGCGCACGCTGTCCACGCAGAAGACGCTGCTGTCCAGACGACTGGCAGagagggagctgctggaggaggaggtgaggaggctGGCCGCAGCTCTGGCAggtgaggaagacgaggaggaggaggaggaggagagaggagaaaggaggaggagggcagcagCGAGGCAGCGCTGGAAGAGGAGCGTGTGTGTGGTCTTGGCGGTGAGGAGGTGGTGTGTACTGACCAAACGGACGACTGTGTTGTTTCggctggagggg gggggcggagggCCGGCTGTCGGTGTCTGTGGAGGGTCGCCTACGGCAACACAGAGGGGTCAAGACGGACGGAGAGCAG ATAAAGACGATGATGATGGCGATGAAGGTcgtgaaggtgtgtgtgctcGCTGGCTTCGCTCTAAACGTCTCTCCTCCACCATTCTGTCCTCCATGGCTGACCTGCAGAGGGCGCTAGCACACACtg GCTCCTCCCCTCCAGGCGTGATGTCAGCGTCTCGTTCTGCTTTGTCCCACCTCCTGGATCATATTCTGGACCAATCGGATGCGAAGCGCTGTAGATTGGATGAGGACACGCTGAGCGGCCGGCCGAGACTCGGCCCGAGCGGACTGACGCCTCCACAGCCtgacatgaag GCCCTGGTGTCCACCCTCCAGCAGCACTTCCTGCTCTTCAGCCAACGGCTGCACTCAGCTGAGGTGGAGAGGCGGAGCCTGAGGCTGGAGGTGGCCAATCTGAAGAGAGGACTCCGGGAGGAGACCTGCAGGACG gTCCCAGCAGAGCGgttccacagtgtgtgtgtggagctccGTCAGGCGCTGAGCAGGGAACAGGAAGCTCACACGCTCACCCAGCAACAGACCAACcagctgcacacactgcagctgcgagtcaacacacacaccaccgaGCAGaccaacacacagcacacactgagcCACACCACACAG TCTCTGTCGGACGCTCGGCAGGAGGTGAGTCGGAAGGACCGCTCGCTGAGGATTCTGGGTAAGCACCTGTCAGGGGTTcagaaggagaggaagcagctggaggagagactGCGGCGAGTCGAGGACGAGCTGAGGGACGCCAACAG ACGTAACGATTGTCTGATCAGCTACATGAAGGCTGCAGAGACAAGCTACAAggag GTCAGAGAAAGTCTGGTCCAATCATGCCACTCTCTGTCAGCTCAGCCCCGCCCCCTGCCGTTACCCAGGGAACACTTGGAGCTGAGTGGAGCAGAGAGCATCATGGGAGCTCCTGAGATGGCAGCATGCCAG actcTTTTCTCCACCTTCTCTCAGCTCTATCAGACCTGCAGCTCCAGGATTGattggctgcagcaggaagtctCCGCCCACCGCAGTCATGTGGCCGCGCTGCGCAGCGAGCTGCAGGATGTCTGTCTCCGTGACAACCTGGCCTATGTCCCT GTGGCTGACTTCCCTGAAACCTTTCCGTTTGCTGATGTGGAAATACCTCAACCTGGTCCTTTCTCTGATTTGTCAAAAGAACCATCGGCCAGTTTCAGCACCGCCCCCTCCTTGACCAACCCCGCCCCTTTTCAGATGAATCCCGCCCCCTCATCGCCCCTCTCCAAACCCCCCAGAGCCAAGACGAAGGGGAGGAAAGCcgtgaagaag